One window of Thermodesulfobacteriota bacterium genomic DNA carries:
- the hflK gene encoding FtsH protease activity modulator HflK, with amino-acid sequence MSIFRRFRKLRAINGGEPLPEQRWGKSIPSIILYLIIGTWIVFSCFYIVEADEQGVVKRFGKYNRTENPGVHFKLPWPIEEVQKPKVTQVKRIEIGFRTVDPGPPSRYREVPEESLMLTGDLNIVSSEFIVQYRIKNAEEYLFNAKDVETVLRDAAEAAKRQVVGDKEIDYVLTVGKAEVQAEVGILLQKIMDSYEAGIHIVAVQLQDVEPPKPVIGAFKDVASAKEDKDKFINQAEAYRNEVIPRAQGEAQKLLNEAQAYKEEKINRAKGEADRFTKILEESKKAEDVTRKRLYLETMESVLSGMDKFIIDSKNNSSLNILELKGKNADEIKELLNK; translated from the coding sequence ATGAGCATTTTTAGAAGATTCCGAAAACTGAGAGCGATAAACGGCGGAGAGCCGCTTCCAGAGCAAAGATGGGGAAAGTCTATACCCAGCATTATCCTTTACCTAATCATAGGAACCTGGATTGTTTTTTCCTGTTTTTATATAGTAGAGGCCGACGAGCAGGGTGTTGTTAAAAGGTTCGGGAAATACAACCGGACTGAGAACCCCGGCGTTCACTTCAAGCTTCCCTGGCCCATCGAAGAGGTTCAGAAACCCAAAGTTACACAGGTAAAGAGAATAGAAATCGGCTTCAGGACTGTTGACCCGGGACCCCCGTCACGCTATAGAGAAGTTCCGGAGGAATCATTGATGCTCACCGGCGACCTGAACATAGTTAGCTCCGAGTTCATAGTGCAGTACCGAATTAAAAACGCAGAGGAGTACCTATTCAATGCTAAAGATGTAGAAACGGTCCTCCGAGATGCAGCGGAAGCGGCCAAGAGACAGGTCGTGGGAGACAAGGAAATCGATTACGTCTTAACCGTGGGAAAAGCGGAAGTCCAGGCGGAGGTAGGCATCCTGCTCCAAAAAATAATGGATAGTTACGAAGCGGGGATACATATTGTCGCAGTTCAGTTACAGGATGTCGAGCCGCCCAAGCCGGTTATAGGCGCTTTTAAAGACGTGGCCAGCGCAAAAGAAGATAAAGATAAATTCATCAATCAGGCGGAGGCATATAGAAACGAGGTGATACCCAGAGCGCAGGGAGAAGCACAAAAGCTCCTGAACGAAGCACAGGCTTACAAGGAAGAGAAGATAAACCGGGCCAAGGGGGAGGCCGATAGATTCACGAAGATTCTGGAAGAGAGTAAGAAGGCCGAAGATGTAACCAGAAAAAGACTCTATCTAGAAACCATGGAATCGGTTCTATCCGGTATGGATAAATTTATCATAGACTCGAAGAATAACTCGTCTCTCAACATTCTGGAGCTTAAGGGGAAAAACGCTGATGAGATTAAGGAACTATTAAATAAGTAA
- the hflC gene encoding protease modulator HflC has translation MLGRIKALVLLIIVILIGIYIFKPLYTVDETEQAVVLEWGVNPVKVAKDAGLHFKWPWPYQSIIKFEKRLLQYDAQPREIITKDKKTLILDNYARWRIEDPIKFLQTVKNEPGAQSRIDDIVYSELRVETASHDQIEVIAQQRETIMKEVTKRCNEKAKEYGIEIVDVRIKRADLPQENEQSVFQRMVAERERQAKKYRSEGQSEATRIRAEADRESRIIISEAYKQAQITKGEGDAQAIKIYGRAYDQDPDFYSFVRTLETYDKSLNQKTTGVFSTDSEIFKLFQRKELSE, from the coding sequence ATGCTGGGAAGGATTAAGGCTTTAGTCCTATTAATCATCGTCATACTTATAGGCATCTACATCTTCAAACCGCTCTATACAGTGGATGAGACCGAGCAGGCCGTAGTGCTTGAGTGGGGAGTGAATCCGGTGAAGGTGGCTAAAGACGCCGGACTTCATTTCAAATGGCCCTGGCCCTATCAAAGCATCATCAAGTTTGAAAAAAGGCTTCTTCAATACGATGCACAGCCGAGAGAAATCATAACCAAGGATAAGAAGACTCTCATACTGGATAACTACGCCCGGTGGCGGATCGAGGACCCAATTAAATTTTTGCAGACGGTGAAGAATGAACCCGGAGCACAGTCGAGGATCGACGACATAGTGTATTCGGAACTACGAGTGGAGACAGCCAGCCACGACCAGATTGAGGTCATCGCTCAGCAGAGAGAAACAATCATGAAAGAAGTAACCAAAAGATGCAACGAGAAGGCAAAAGAATACGGAATAGAGATAGTGGATGTGAGAATCAAGAGGGCCGACTTGCCCCAGGAGAATGAGCAGTCGGTGTTCCAAAGGATGGTGGCGGAGAGGGAAAGACAGGCGAAAAAATACCGGTCGGAGGGACAGAGCGAAGCAACCAGGATAAGGGCGGAGGCTGACAGGGAAAGCAGGATTATTATATCCGAGGCGTACAAGCAAGCCCAGATTACAAAAGGGGAAGGCGACGCCCAAGCGATAAAGATCTACGGCCGGGCCTATGACCAGGACCCCGATTTTTATTCCTTCGTAAGAACGCTCGAGACCTACGACAAATCACTTAATCAAAAGACAACCGGAGTTTTCTCTACTGACTCGGAGATATTCAAGCTCTTCCAAAGAAAGGAGTTGAGTGAGTAG